acattttaaatagtttcGTATGAAAAATACTCGCTGAACATTGATGAAAAAGTCAAACAAACTTATTTACATATGAACATGCAAGCATGCACGAACATGTATTTGGACAAGTACTCAGTAGTGTTAGTATGATGTGAACACTTTTCTTTTGATTCCTTAcgttttgtaaatttgtttttcactttGTTGTGAATGTAATATGTAATGAAtgtatttcacatttttttgatttaaattcatttttaacattttgattGATTTGCGCCAATTGCATGTAGTTGTGTTAAATCTATAATTAGTTCGATTTGTTGAaacttttcaatttatttaatatttttttttaatctttttcgtttttcaatatttatttttaaagatttttgtactagatttaaaatttttcataaaatttatagtttttatattcatttaggttaaaattaattacagaacttctttaatttgaaacttATAATtgtaagtatgttttaaataacCTTACTTAGTTTTAGCTATATTTATAAGGTTGAATCAGTTTAGAACCAGCCTTATCTAAGTCatttataacatttataaaatgatATTAATAACCGTTTCCGGGTTACAGGttgaatgaaaatttatttttcaattctttagaaattttaaagttttcgtCCCTTTTaatttatcagcccaattatgaataaaaattcaccggaagttttttcccttttctcatttttcctattcaaatttaatGGGAAAAACtaccggggaacaaactcccgcggaattttttattcataattgggctgtatatcttTAATGTCTCAAGGAttggaaaattaattaaattttccaatattgTTTGCAGGAATTGCcatatttgaaaatgtaattttcCTTTCCTGGTTCTAGTGCTAATTTAATATGggaagcctaaaagtatgctgcACTTTTTAATTTAAGCACCAAAACGgtgtaaaagtaaacaaatattgAGGTTACTTCCCAAAACTACTCATAACTTCGAAATGTGTTGTCCGATTGGGCTCATATTTAACATGGAAATTattgaataataataaatttgactCATAATAATAGTAGGGAATTATAACACTGTATAAACccccacgattgaagccaaactaACAATGTATGAacccctacgattgaagctaatcttagactttataaagacctacgattgaagctaatcttagactttataaagacctacgatagaagctaaactaagactgtataaagacctacgattaaagctaaatcattactgtataaagacctacgattgcagctaaactaagactgtataaagacctacaattaaagctaaatcacgactgtataaagacctacgattaaagctaaatcgCAACTGTATAAAAGCcaaagattaaagctaaactaagactgtataaagacataGGATTAAAGCTTAATCacgactgtataaagacctacgattaaagctaaactaagactgcataaagacctacaatagAAGGTAAACTaatactgtataaagacctacgattgatggtAAACTAATACTGtataaaggcctacgattgaagttaaacaaagactgtataaagaccagcggttaaagctaaactaagactgttAAAgtcctacgattaaagctaaactaagactgtattaagaccaacgattgagccagaagttctggacagttaAGGTCCTTTTTTGCATAGTgtggcatgatgccaaatcgggccagaaatatgaaagcACTCTGCtgttttttgaaatgttaaaaccgtttttgtagacattccgtaatatatacatatttctgtgtttatcttTTGCCATAACTCTGACTTCATAGaatggcttgccacacaagaaatttcttggggaattttgtttgtttttttctccgttattattcttgaacattacctcgtccatcagccacataaaaatcttaaCCCGGAAGatgtgaaaagtctgccagtacataagtttcatcatccatcacacacacacaacaggtctattttttataaaattcttcgctcgttcttttgcttctaaatTCTTTACCACATTGCGCTCTGGATCTTTCTGAACTTTATGCGACTTAAActcagcattagctttggctctgcgcacaaaagAATCGAGCTTTTTTTCAAATAGAAGTGTTCgatgctcttcgaaagagttgttgaATTTTTTGCCTTAACAATAACTGTTAGACCTTTTTTCCGTTCTGATCCAGGTATTATTTCAATGTtaaagtcttccttatactgtttaatggctttggaGCATTGTGACGATGAACTTAGAAATAAGAAATGCTGGTCATACGTATCAGAATcaggaaattggtacttttaaacctataaatatgaaatttggaGCATATCCTCCGAAGTATTGTaaactaataataaaacatGGAGCTATTTCAGTAAAGTAAGAACACATAAAGGggaaatttattaaactttttctatattctgaAGGTactttttagtattaaaaattagaCAGGAATTAGGAAAATTACTGTTTTCAGATAATACAGCAAATGACAGTCTGTCTATAGTACTGAAAGTCCTAAAATAATGTCCCATATTGGGCTTAGTAGTTAGTAGGTatttgaaatttccaattgggcATAATCCACAAATCCCTATAGGGTATATAATGAACTtacgtatttttaaaaatttcctaaatcgttgtatttttatcattttacatattttacaataatatttcAATCAATTTTAATCATCTTCAGCTACAGTTTATTTTACAACAACTATTTTTCAAagctaaaaataatacaaatggaaaaaaaaagattgaaatgaaaatattatattattgaaaacaaattcgtTCACCTGCactcatacacacacacaccaaTACTCACAAATTGTGCtctaataatttttacatttcctTTTAATGATCGATAAACGATTGACGATCGATATGTTATTTGCACCTTGTTCTTTTCATTCaactttttgtagttttttttttttttttgttggtttgttcTTCTTGTTTTCTAATTCGAAAATTATGTGCTCAAAATGTTTgagaaatcaaataattttgaaactacttataaaaaataataattaagaaaaaaaaaagaaaataaaatatgctGCAGTAAAAACAACATAGAATTCCAACACAGAAAAGAGCCAAAACCATAAATCTTTAACAGAATTCTGGTGTTCGAAAAATCACCACCACTACATGGACAAGTTTGGCACGGCTGAACTcaagagattttttaaaatttttcatggtGACTGCTGCAATTTTGTGCAAAacgatttaataaatttaaaaagaacaaaaacacgGCGACACAAGATGCTGCATATGCAGagcaataatttttgaaaaacaatttatgaaaaaaaagaaaatgagaaatttccaatttaaagctttttttcggCATTATAATGAAACACGCACACAAACGTgggaaaaatttgaaaatttatcgacTACACCTAAACGCACAAGAGTCCGAAATTGTATGAGTAagattggttggttggtttggtTGATTGGAATTAAGAAAAAAGAACTGAATGCGTTGGTATGAGTGTAAGTCTGCAGCGACAGCAGCAACATTGATTTGCTCTAACATCTGCTACCTCACACACTCAGAGGACCGAAAATCTTTGTCGATCGATCAATAGATAGACAGACCTTAATTTCAATTTGGAATTACGAAAGCTCAATTGAAAACGGGACGTTAAAACGCTTAGACATATTAACGGTCTATTTAGAATTAAATCTAAATTGTCTTAAAATaccaataaaaagaaaatcaattaaaaatcctctaaaagaaatataaaattttaataatcaaaaaaataaggatttttaaggatatttctatagaaattaaattaaaaaaataaaccaaatagcaaaaagtgttaaaactacttaaaacaaagaaattttactacaaaaataaatcaaGCAAAAGTTTACTATTAcgtaaatatattaattaagtGCAACACAAAtttcctataatttttaaacaaaaaaaaaataaataaaagaaaaaccaaacaaattagTGTGAGTTTTCCttaaaagtttaaaagaaaaatccttttaaaaaatataaaaaaaataaataaatattttgaaaaattttattaaattattagaaaaatttatttgtttttttatattttttataaaaattttaatgagcaaaaatttattacaaaaaataattttaatctaaaattttaagtgtctttatttcaaatttgctATAACTTTTATATGTGTGTAACCGTGTTTATGTGTGTGTATatgttttcatattaaattaatattttatttaaaataaaatttgaaaaaaaaataaaaacaaaacaattttataatttgctaaaaaattcattatgaattttgGTTGGTATGCGGATAAACCTGAAGCTCCCGAAGCCACTTGGGAGGACATTTCCTATTTCTATCGTCCCAACTATTATAAAGTAACTGTTTCGGAACGTGATCACGTCGAAAAGACACAAATCTATTATAACGAAACTTTAATACCGCAGAATGAAGGCATAAATCATTGTGATTTTTTacctttgaattttaaatcagcatTTTATATTGTAACGCATCAAGGTAATGAATTGGATGgatttggtattaaaaaaaaaaagaaatattgagAAATTAGTTTGTGAAAAGTATCCTTTAAAAACCTTAATCCGTAATATTAGACCTTAAAGCTGCTTggtttattaaatgtttttaaactcttattcaatatttatttgaaatgctttaataaaaatcctttttaaatagttactttttttagtaaaaacaaacctttgaaatattattcattaacattagacatttacatatttattgttaGTTAGGCTCAGGTTTATATATTTGTAATAATGAAAAGATTCATAGCAGACTGTCCTGCCCCCATACAGTTTTCTTCAGATATCTTCAGTTGTCCCAGATCTCTTGTAATCTTACATTAACTCTCCATTGTTGAGAAAAAGAATTCGGGATTGTTTTTACAGCcaccaaatcaaatttttttcagcaaGAGCAAGAGTTATTCAGTCTTAGTTGCTGAAAAAGGCTGTGCGTGATAGAAAAAGTCTGTTAAATgtaataacagttttttttcgaattgagCTGATTAAATAAATGccctgaaaaaaataaaacttcttcttcatagaaaatatagttaaaGAGATAACGAAAATCACCTTTAGATTAGATTAACTAATCTTATTGGTAAACCGCGTTTAACTCTTGTTAAACTAACTAACGATTTGTAAAACCGAAATTCAGTTGCTTTGTCAGAGAGCAACCATAAATTTCTGGTTGCCAATTTGATAACATAAAAAGATAGCTGCCAGTTGCCATCTGTAATACCATTTTGGAAACTAACAACGCAACTTTAGTTCGTTTGCCATCCATAATAGACCCATCAAACTGTAAATTATTTCTGTTCAATTTAAAgtcttttttaatttctaataatttcTACAAAACCTGCATTGAATTCTGCTGACCAACAAATGGTCAAGGAATCTGTTTAAACTAGTAATTTTATTAGATAGTAAAGGATATCTTTCTTTTAATCTGCAATTTAAAGCCAGTTTAAACTGGCTTAAAATTGcagattaattttaatattatttaaattaaagctaATTTAATTCGATCGCTATGTATCTGTTTTTGGTTACaataaagtttaaattagaaattttattaCAGTTAAACAGCCATTAATTTGTAAATTAGTTTTACAAAACGAACGCTTAAAACTTCTATGATTAGTTAGTTCATACAACATTTGTCAAATCAAAGCAAATTTAAATCAATCGATTTAAAGGAGAACCTGGTTTTcgttaaaataaagtttaaactaTTAAGTTTACTCTAATCGCATTTTACTAGTTTAAACTGCCtttaaattgcaaattatttttacaaaacggCCGTTGAAACCTGCTCTAATTAATATGTTTACGAAACATTAGTCAAACAAAAGCAACCTTAAAACGATCATATTAACAGAAGCATGGTTACTTAAAGAGTTTGAAATAAACACcgtttaataatatgattagTTAAATTGAACCTGGTTTAAAAGAACATGTACTTAaactagcaaaaaaaaaaaacaaaactcaaatcaaatcaacatttaaaaattattaacaatttattaaatttattagtttttatttatagatgTTCGGATTAAACTGTATTTTACTAAACGAGTGTTTAAAACTGCACTGGTTAATTagttcataaaatatttgttgaacAAAAGCAAATTTAAATCGATCACAATATCAGGAGATTGATTGTTTACAAAGTTTAAGATAAACGCCGTTGAATAATATGTAGAATTAAACTTAAGCAAGTTTAAATCGTTCAAGTGCTTAAACTAGCAAACAAAACGACATAATCGTTAACTCAAAATCGACATTTAAAgaataataactatttaatttgtaatctttaatattaaaccataattagtcattatttatagatgtttagtttaaacattagttatataaaagtaaatttaaatctatcatattcgttacgaattagctaaattttcaattaattcttttcacaacaaaaataaattgaacgaaatttgaatcaattcaaacgaattaggcagaaatgaatttcaattcatttccaattcaaatgaatttttaaaaatgagttgcaattcgttttcaattcaaatgaatctataaaatgaattgtattcaaaatcaattcaattcaaatgaactgGAAAttaattggaaacgaattgcaatttatttgaattggaaatgaattgcaattaatttttaacaaattcatttgaattgactcaaatttcattcaattcatttgtttgtgtgaatgattcgcgaattaattcaaaaatgaatgattcatttacagctctgttataatatgattatttaaactTAAGCTAGTTTAAACTAGCAAgcaaaatcaacatttttaaattaatcataACGATTAATCTGTAATTTTTAGTCTTAAATTATTATagcataattaatatttaattaaatataatcagtttaaactgcCTTTAGTTTAGTTCTACTAAACAAGTGTTTTAAACTTCGCTGATTGATTAGTTCCTAGAGCCGGATTTTTACATTAAAGTTAATCTTTAAATGCTGTTTTTGAGTGTTCGATTGATTATTCCAATGCAGACTCAGATTATGGAAACTTCGaaatatattatttgaaattttttgttttaatttaattttttggaaagcaGTCTTTGTTTTGATAACAAATTGTGACAATTTCTGAAGTTATGTATGACAATTCATATTTAAACTAAACGCCAAgaacatagagaaacatagagcggaaactagaaaaaactcaaacaaaaaaattactcaaaataatcacacatacgagtgttgtttttgttttcacatatttttttctactaatacattctcatcacTTAGGTTCCTGACagctgagttaggtctttgacaggagagtttcaactctatgtctattctctatgcccAAGAACAGAAAGATCAATTTATcggattaattaaaattttgttaaggctCTTCATAAATTACTCTTATCCAACAAcattgttttcaaaacaaaccAAATCCCATAAAAAATCATCTCCCCAAAAACCATTAAATTTATGATCAATTAAAAGGAAAATGTTTAGTTATAGTTTTCCAAgcaaagaattgtttaaaaatttgtttatttacgcaaaaaattaaatcttttgttttcaaAGAAAGCAAAATATAACCAAATTATAAACAATCCTACATAAATCGTAGACAGACATAAATCAACGACGCGTGCCAAATGtttaaaaagcaacaaattttcttttaatcatcatctttatatattttttttttttaaataaacacaaacaaattttgtgagaAATTAGCCAAAGATTAGAAAACTATTTATTCACTTTGATTAAGAAAATTCGATAGGCCTGtgaaagcaaaatttttaatgtaaaatttgtttttaatacgcTGCTTTGAAAATTTCCCACCATTGACATAAATGAAAAATTGCTAAACATAATTCAAGATAAAACGAGACACATTAAAAAGTCTGTTATAGTTTTTCTGAATTAGTGTTTTTAATAATGCTTGAAATGAGTAAaatctttaaagtttttaatagagAATATTGCGTTTTGATAAATTATAGAcattaacaaaaatgttaattacattttaaagttcaaatttataatatttgtgaaATGAATATTgcaaatagtttttcttttttaagacacaaatttaatttaacgcTGTAATTAcacattattagttttttttaatcttttaaaacaattgtgagtgtaattaataacaaaacatttgtttttatttattttgagatTTGAAAACCTAAACAATTTCATTTCTATCATTGTAAATGTCATTCTTACTGTCACTAAAGTGTCATGATTTGTTGTTGAAGTGTCATTATGTCTGTTGCAATGagattttctgtttgtttgcaTTTGAGAATTTATGCATTTATGCTACATTATTTTGGCaacatttcaacaaaacaaaaactacactATTTTTCATTCTAAACAATTAATCTTTTTTCccctaaaatgtttattattttgtatattttcgttTGCATTATTATGTTATATTATGTgtggttttcttttttgtatttatttgtgtttattaCCTGCTATTTTTTGTGTGGCCTGCCCCACAAATTGCCCATTTAATGTATTTTGACActtgtttacatttgtttttaattgtacaataataatttgtatttagaCAAAGAGATTAAATAGAATAAAACATATTAGTCTAGTGAATATTTAGGTTATTGTGGGCAtagttttaattgaatttaacatgtttaaacaaaaaacttccGGTAAAGCTTTCAAGTTTAGTTGAACTTGCTTTAAACCACTGATATATTTAAATGCTTTTGAAAGAATTGTTGGTTGTgataaccgaatttgttgctaattgaatgcTTCAgtcttttttagtaaaattcgattatttcaatagtaattcttctttgtcaactgacttGGAACCCAAAAAAACTATCGAGCGATCTGCATCGATCGATACAAAATAgttgtcggacggggcaagacagatattgcaacatgtggccgagcgttgttatgatggaatattacggtttcaagtCTGGGCGTTTAtcggcttcaaacgaatcagttgcaaaacgaaccttttgctcccaccaaatacttggtgttttgttgttgtagcagcaatgtttgctgagttgacagcccttggccgagtgaactcggatcattccggtgcgtagaaccggcgaTCGTGGGAATGTCAAATACTTGGTGACGATCCGGCTGGCTGaccaggcttcacatacgatctcttacgggTTATAGTAATGTATCTACTTTTCAgctcaagtaatgattcggtgcaaaaatgattttcttttatagcgttcaagcagcatttcagacatacaaaattcaaggtctctcagcttccattcctatgatacccaatttccctgcttttggatgaattctgctgcttgcAATCGTTTTCAAATTGctaattgagtagctcccaatgattttgcaagctctagtttagtttgacaacaatcttcatgaagtaatttTATGCTTCCCTTAGATTAACTAATCTTTAGTTAGAGACATACAAAAATACTCAAAGAGcggaaattagaaaaaaactcaaactaaaaaattactcaaaatcattacacatacgagtgtttttttgttttcaaatagttgttttgttttactAATACATCCTCACcacataggtttttgacaattgagtttccgatctatgtctCTAActaaatctattacaaattgttttaaaaaaaatccagtgAAAGAAcgctttttccaaaaatttaaaaactttatagattttcaataacaattatttaaatttattttcattaaagttTTCTAGCACACAATTTTTTTCCTCTATGTTTGAAACTTAAAACCATTTATAAATGTTGatgttaatataaaaataatttgctgtATAGTCATCTATACACTCTTATTTATACATGCATACTTATATTCTTcctaaaaataattcaaattctaaaaatatttaaaattttcctccATTTCCTTCTCTGCCCGAACTCGAGCAATGCATATTATtgtcattttcaatataaacttGTTTtgatatatgattttgtttttcataaacaaaatctattttctattttttatataaaaaaaaaataacatcaaCAAAACATAGTAATTAAAATGTATAGATAATGCAAActcataaattttcaaaatatttaatatttctgaaatgAATCATTCAGAATacgcatataaataaattttataaaaaacacaaaagaaaaccgtttgtatgtttaaatttttatggccatcttaaaataaatattgaaaatatctattgtatttaaaattaattgttgaAAAATGACAGCTGTTAAGTAAAAAGAAGTTTGGGGTACTTAATAACAACAGTACATTGAATAACACATATTTTGTTGTAGCAATACAAAAACCTAACTCTGGTCTCAATGTTGCCCTATGAATATACATACtcgtaattaaattattttcaattaaataattaataaaatatttcaacagaTTTCAATTACAACTAGAGTTCCTAAtcgttgatttttatttagtagccaaccggttttcgaattattcgatttttattcaaattttccggttttttaaaccggtttttacaaaaggacaGTTTTCGAGTTATTCTCGAAATATtatattcgacaaaatcgaatattttaagatttcatgcttaaatttcgaccctccgtaggcccgccatatctaaaaaaccataaaaagatcgagcaaaattgaaaaaaaataaatcaataaacctgaatatctcttcaactaatagagataacctacacttgtaaacgttttttgtagatcttctcaaggactatttatattcaaaatgtcAGCTCAAAATGTCAGCTACGCAGTGGCCCCCATTGGCccaaggaagctgaacaaacgaaaacacctcagctcatacCATGTGAAATTTAGTAACAATATCtgcaatagttcccaagataccgaattattgactgaacgattttttaatttgttttacctCAATTcttaatttgacaaaaaagactaaaaaccggttattcgaaccggtttttaaaaattaagctttttcgaattattcgaaaaccggtttttaaaatatgtcgaatatttgacaactctaattatatccatagattttttcgataTAAGAAACaagaaatcattttataaacaatatattcGATTACCACAACAAAGAAAATCgattcattcgattggcaacatatCAAAATGAATATCTGCtgaaataatactgtaaataCAGACATTTCTCGCTCAATAAACTTAATTACAATCATAATTGAATAAAACCTGATTGAATTAACAATTGGttgaacttaaaaatataattttaaacgcACATTTTCGtcattgaaatcaaattttaaatttttacttgtttttataatcTCAAATCTCTTGTGTTTATGGTTaagccatatttttttttatttttttttttgaactccTTTAacataacaatttaaataacaattcccTATTTGTTTTGCTCTCTTTCTAGCTGAAGTAAAAATGCCTAGCGGTAAAATTGACAAGCCCATTATTCAAGACAATCGTGATGGTACCGTTTCGGTTAAATACGATCCCAAAGAAGAGGGCACACATGAATTGGTAGTGAAATATAATGGTGAAGCTGTTCAAGGTACGATTTTTCGTTTAGCATAATGATTTAGATTAGCAAGATCTTTAAAAATGAGCAATGTTTAATgtgttgtattaaatttttaggttctCCCTTCAAATTCCATGTTGATTCGATTACTTCCGGTTATGTGACCGCTTATGGCCCCGGCTTGACTCATGGCGTTACTGGTGAACCCTGCAATTTCACCATCTCCACCAAGGGTGCCAGTGCTGCTGGTTTGACCATGGCTGTTGAAGGCCCCAGCAAAGTTGATGTAAGTACtattgatttttaaaagttttaagaacTAAAAAGCCTGGCAGGTTATtttgtaattcgattcgaaaagaAAATCGTTCAAATTTGTATGCttaatacatttaatttattttgatcagTTACTACTTGGCTTTCCCAAACTCCTTTTAATTCCACTATTTACCTCTTATTACAGATCAACTATCACGACAACAAAGACGGCACCGTTTCCGTTCAATATCTACCCACTGCCCCCGGTGAATACAATGTCGCCGTACGTTTCGGTGACAAACACATTAAGGGTTCTCCCTACGTTGCCAAGGTTACCGGCGAAGGTCGCAAACGTAATCAAATCTCTGTGGGTTCTTGTTCCGAAGTCACTATGCCCGGTGAAATTACCGATGCCGATTTGCGCGCTCTGAATGCTTCCATTCAGGCACCCAGCGGCTTGGAGGAACCTTGCTTCTTGAAACGTATGCCAACTGGTAACATTGGCATTTCCTTTACACCCCGTGAAACCGGCACACACATGGTGTCCGTTAAGCGCAGTGGCAGACATATTCCCAACTCACCATTCGAGGTCACCGTTATGGAGCGTGAAGTTGGTGATGCCAAGAAGGTTAAGGTATCGGGTGCTGGTCTCAAGGAAGGCAAGACCCATACCGAGAATGTATTTTCTGTGGATACTCGCAATGCCGGTTATGGTGGTTTGTCAGTTTCCATTGAAGGTCCCAGCAAGGCTGAAATTCAGTGTACTGATAAGGATGATGGCACTTTGAATATCTCCTACAAGCCCACTGAGCCAGGTTACTATATTGTCAACTTGAAATTCGCTGATCACCACGTTGAAGGTTCACCCTTCACCGTTAAGGTTGCTGGCGAGGGTAGCAACCGTAAACGTGAGAAGATTCAAAGAGAACGTGATGCTGTGCCAGTAACTGAGATCGGCAGTCAATGTAAATTGACCTTCAAGATGCCTGGCATTACTTCATTCGATTTGGCCGCCCGTGTTACTTCACCCAGCAATGTGACTGAAGATGCTGAAATCCAAGAAGTTGAAGATGGTCTTTATTCCGTTCATTTCGTACCCAAGGAATTGGGCGTCCACACTGTGTCTGTTCGTTATAAGGATATGCACATTCCCGGCTCTCCCTTCCAATTCACTGTTGGTCCCCTACATGACTTTGGCAGCCATTTGGTCAAGGCCGGCGGCAGCGGTTTGGAACGTGGTATTGTTGGTTTGCCCTGCGCATTCAATGTCTGGACCCGTG
The nucleotide sequence above comes from Calliphora vicina chromosome 1, idCalVici1.1, whole genome shotgun sequence. Encoded proteins:
- the cher gene encoding filamin-A isoform X5, with the translated sequence MNFGWYADKPEAPEATWEDISYFYRPNYYKVTVSERDHVEKTQIYYNETLIPQNEGINHCDFLPLNFKSAFYIVTHQAEVKMPSGKIDKPIIQDNRDGTVSVKYDPKEEGTHELVVKYNGEAVQGSPFKFHVDSITSGYVTAYGPGLTHGVTGEPCNFTISTKGASAAGLTMAVEGPSKVDINYHDNKDGTVSVQYLPTAPGEYNVAVRFGDKHIKGSPYVAKVTGEGRKRNQISVGSCSEVTMPGEITDADLRALNASIQAPSGLEEPCFLKRMPTGNIGISFTPRETGTHMVSVKRSGRHIPNSPFEVTVMEREVGDAKKVKVSGAGLKEGKTHTENVFSVDTRNAGYGGLSVSIEGPSKAEIQCTDKDDGTLNISYKPTEPGYYIVNLKFADHHVEGSPFTVKVAGEGSNRKREKIQRERDAVPVTEIGSQCKLTFKMPGITSFDLAARVTSPSNVTEDAEIQEVEDGLYSVHFVPKELGVHTVSVRYKDMHIPGSPFQFTVGPLHDFGSHLVKAGGSGLERGIVGLPCAFNVWTREAGGGSLAISVEGPSKAEIEFKDRKDGSCDVSYKVTEPGEYRVGLKFNDRHIPDSPFKVYVSPDAGDAHKLEVQQFPEGNIQADAPYQFMVRKNGAKGELDAKIVAPSGTDDDCFIQAIDSEMTSVRFYPRENGIHAIHVKFNGVHIPGSPFRIKVGKDVADPAAVHAAGSGLEAIKTGQRQDFIINTCNAGVGTLAVAIDGPSKVSMDCTEVEEGYKVHYTPLLPGDHFISVKYNNIHIIGSPFRVSCEGDKLADEGSQETSTVVVETVQKVSKGGKHSGVVLPHFKSDASVITSKGMGLKKAFMGKTNTFTINATDAGNNILYVGMYGPKGPCEEFSIKHTGRNNYNVSYLVRDRGQYILIVKWGDDHIPGSPFQIDV
- the cher gene encoding filamin-A isoform X6, which encodes MPSGKIDKPIIQDNRDGTVSVKYDPKEEGTHELVVKYNGEAVQGSPFKFHVDSITSGYVTAYGPGLTHGVTGEPCNFTISTKGASAAGLTMAVEGPSKVDINYHDNKDGTVSVQYLPTAPGEYNVAVRFGDKHIKGSPYVAKVTGEGRKRNQISVGSCSEVTMPGEITDADLRALNASIQAPSGLEEPCFLKRMPTGNIGISFTPRETGTHMVSVKRSGRHIPNSPFEVTVMEREVGDAKKVKVSGAGLKEGKTHTENVFSVDTRNAGYGGLSVSIEGPSKAEIQCTDKDDGTLNISYKPTEPGYYIVNLKFADHHVEGSPFTVKVAGEGSNRKREKIQRERDAVPVTEIGSQCKLTFKMPGITSFDLAARVTSPSNVTEDAEIQEVEDGLYSVHFVPKELGVHTVSVRYKDMHIPGSPFQFTVGPLHDFGSHLVKAGGSGLERGIVGLPCAFNVWTREAGGGSLAISVEGPSKAEIEFKDRKDGSCDVSYKVTEPGEYRVGLKFNDRHIPDSPFKVYVSPDAGDAHKLEVQQFPEGNIQADAPYQFMVRKNGAKGELDAKIVAPSGTDDDCFIQAIDSEMTSVRFYPRENGIHAIHVKFNGVHIPGSPFRIKVGKDVADPAAVHAAGSGLEAIKTGQRQDFIINTCNAGVGTLAVAIDGPSKVSMDCTEVEEGYKVHYTPLLPGDHFISVKYNNIHIIGSPFRVSCEGDKLADEGSQETSTVVVETVQKVSKGGKHSGVVLPHFKSDASVITSKGMGLKKAFMGKTNTFTINATDAGNNILYVGMYGPKGPCEEFSIKHTGRNNYNVSYLVRDRGQYILIVKWGDDHIPGSPFQIDV